GCGTCCGGCCCGGTGCGCCCGGCTCCCGGACCACCCGCCTGGAACTCTTCTACGACCTGGTCTTCGTCTTCGCCTTCTTCAACGTCACCGCGTTGACCTCGCAGGAGCCGACCGGCAGCAACCTGCTGCGCTGTCTGCTGGTGCTGGGGCTGCTGTGGTGGTGCTGGACCGGGTTCGCGGGCCTCGGCAACGCCGTCCGGGCCGACCAGGGGTGGGTGCCGGTGGTCGGCTTCCTCACCGGCACCGCCACCTTCCTGCTGGCGCTGAGCATGCCGGGGGCGTTCGTCGACGAGCCCGGCGGGCTGAACGGCCCGCTGGTCTTCGCCGGCTGCTACTTCCTGGTCCGGGCCTCCCAGCTGGCCGTCTTCGGCGTGCTGGCCCGCGGCGACCCGACCCGGTGGCGGCAGTGGATCCGGCTGGCGTTGCTGCCGGTGGCCGCCACCGGGCTGCTGGTCGTCTCCGCGTCGCTGCCGGGGAGGATCGCCGGGGACGGTGCCGCGACCGCCCTGCAACTCACCCTCTGGGCGGCGGCCCTGCTGCTGGAGTACGTGGTCGGGGTACGGGTGGGCGGGACCTACTGGACGGTGCTCTCCGCCGGGCACTGGGCGGAACGGCACGCACTGATGGTGCTGATCGCGCTCGGCGAGTCGATCATCGCGCTCGGGGTAGGCCCGAAGTTCGTCACCGGTCTGCCGTTGACCTGGCCGGTGGTGATCGCCGCTGTGCTCGGCATCGCCGTGGCGTCGGTGCTGTGGTGGGCCTACTTCGACACCCTGGCGCTCGCCCTGGAGCAGGCGCTGCACCGCAGCCGCGACCCGGCGTCGCGGGCCCGGCTGGCCCGGGACGTCTACACCTACCTGCACCTGCCGATCGTCGCCGGGGTGATCTTCTTCGCGCTCGGGCTCAAGGACCTGCTGGTCGAGGTGGCCGATCCGGACACCCCGCGCTGGGGGGAGTCGCTCGGCGGCTACTGGATCCTGGTGCTCTACGGCGGGGTGGGCCTCTACCTGCTCAGTCTCGTCGCCTGCGGGCTGCGGGCGGTCCGGGTGCTGCGCTGGCCGCCGGTGGTGGCGGTGCTGGCGCTGGGCGCGCTCGCCCCGGTGGGTGCCCGGGTGTCCGAGGTGGGCGCGTTGGCGCTGTTGGCGCTGGTCTGCGTCGCCTTGGTCGTGGTGGAGACCCGGGGGCAGGGCCGCCGTCGCCACCGGGTGCGGCAGTTGGCCCTCCAGGAGCAGGAGGCGGCCGAGGTCGAGCAGAGCCGGTGGCGGCACGAACACCTGTGACCGACCGGCGGCGGTGTCCCGGGACGGGGGGACACCGACGCCGGTCGGTCATCGACGGTCAGATCTCGGCCAGGCTGCCCGCGTACATCTTGTCGATCTCGGCGGCGAAGTTGCTCTCCACCCCACGGCGCTTGATCTTCAGGGACGGGGTCATCTCGCCGTCCTCGATGGTCAGGTCGCGGGGCAGGACGGTGACCCTCTTGATCGTCTCCCAGCGGTTGAGCTTGGTGTTGAGCTGGGCGACGTGCTCCTCGACCATGGCCCTGGCCTCGGGCGAGGCGACGATCTCGGCGTAGTCGCGCCCCTCGAGCGGCCCCCCGGCCGCCCAGCCCCGGATG
Above is a window of Micromonospora rifamycinica DNA encoding:
- a CDS encoding low temperature requirement protein A is translated as MGNPGWSRGVRPGAPGSRTTRLELFYDLVFVFAFFNVTALTSQEPTGSNLLRCLLVLGLLWWCWTGFAGLGNAVRADQGWVPVVGFLTGTATFLLALSMPGAFVDEPGGLNGPLVFAGCYFLVRASQLAVFGVLARGDPTRWRQWIRLALLPVAATGLLVVSASLPGRIAGDGAATALQLTLWAAALLLEYVVGVRVGGTYWTVLSAGHWAERHALMVLIALGESIIALGVGPKFVTGLPLTWPVVIAAVLGIAVASVLWWAYFDTLALALEQALHRSRDPASRARLARDVYTYLHLPIVAGVIFFALGLKDLLVEVADPDTPRWGESLGGYWILVLYGGVGLYLLSLVACGLRAVRVLRWPPVVAVLALGALAPVGARVSEVGALALLALVCVALVVVETRGQGRRRHRVRQLALQEQEAAEVEQSRWRHEHL